GGTGCCCGGTTCGCCGGCGGACTTCCAGCAGCGCGCCGCCGCCGATTCGCAGCGATTCGGTGCGCTCATCCGCGAAAGGAAGATCGCCGCCGACTGACCCTGTCGTCGCATCCCAGGCTGCTCCCTCGTTGCCGGCATCGGCGCTCCAGAAGATTCACAACACAGAAAGAGAGACAAGACATGCAGACCCCTTCCGCCATCCGCTTTCGCACCCTTGCGCTCGGCTTCGCAGCCGCAGGTTTCTGCGCAGCGCTTGCCGCGCCGGCCCTTGCGCAGGACAAGCCGGTGCAGCTCAAGCTGTCGAGCTGGGTGCCCGCGCAGCACCCGCTCAACCCTGCCCTGCAGGCCTGGGCCGACGACATCAAGAAGGCGTCGAACGGCACCCTCACCGCGATCCTGTTTCCGTCGGAGCAGCTCGGCAAGGCCTTCGACCACTACGACATGGCGCGCGACGGCATCGCCGACTTCTCGTACGTGAACCCGGGCTACCAGCCGGGCCGCTTCCCGGTGATGGCGGGCGCGTCGCTCCCCTTCCTGTTCGCCAACGGCAAGGAAGGCTCGGCCGCCATCGACGCGTGGTACCGCAACTACGCGGCCAAGGAAATGAAGGACGTGAAGTACTGCTTCGCGTTCGTGCACGACCCCGGCACCTTTCACTCGCGCAAGAAGATCGTGCTGCCCACCGACGTGAAGGGCCTGAAGGTGCGCCCGGCCACGAGCACCGTGGGCCAGCTGATCACCTCGCTGGGCGGCACCAACGTGCAGGCCTCGGCGCCCGAATCGCGCGACATGCTCGAGCGCGGCGTGGCCGATGCCATCACCTTTCCCTGGGGATCGATCGGCCTCTTCGGCATCGACAAGGTGGTGAAGTACCACATGGATGCGCCGCTCTACGTCACGCCCTTCGTCTGGGTCATGAACAAGGGCAAGTACGACACGATGTCCGCCGGGCAGAAGAAGGTGATCGACGACCACTGCACCAGCGAATGGGCGCAGAAGGTGGCCGGGCCGTGGGCCGACTTCGAATTCGGTGGGCGCGCGAAGATCGCGGCGCAGTCGGGGCACGAGGTCTACAAGCTCACGCCGGAGCAGCTCGATGCGTGGCGCAAGGCAGCGGCGCCGTCTGAAGCGCAATGGGCCGAGAGCGTGAAGAAGGTGGGCGAAGACCCGAAGGCGGTGATGGATGCCCTGAAGGCCAGTCTCGCCAAGAACAAGTCGGCGCTCTGAGCAATGGCTGCCCGGTCCGCCAGCTACATGGACCGCGCGATCAATACGATCGAATGGCTCGCCGCCATCTTCGTGGGGATCGTCGCGCTCAACATCTTCGTGGCCGTGGTGCTGCGCAAGTTCTTCGACACCTCGATACCCGACGCCTACGACTTCGGCCGCATGCTGCTGGGCATCCTGATCTTCTGGGGCATCGCAGCCACCAGCTACCGGGGCGGCCACATCACGGTCGACCTGGTGTGGACGGCGGCCGGCCCGCGCATGAAGCGCGTGATCGACGTGTTCGCCACGCTGGTGCTGCTCTTTGTGGTGGCGGTGCAGACAGCGATGCTGTTCGACAAGGTGCGCGGTACCTACGTGGACAACGTGCTGACCTACGACATGAACATTCCCACCTGGCCCTTCTACGCGGTGGCTTGGGCGGGCGACGTGTGCGCCGTGCTGCTGATCGCCATTCGCACGTACCGGCTGATCTTCCATCCCGAACAGCTCGAAGAAGTCCACGCTGAACAGAAAGCCGACGAATGAGCCCCGATGCAGTTGCCATCCTGGGCTTCGTCGCCCTCTTCGCATTGATGCTGTTGCGCGTGCCGGTCGGCATGGCGATGGGCCTCGTCGGTGTCACCGGCTACAGCTACCTCGTGGGCCCGGGGCCCGCGCTGAAGCTCGTGGGCCAGACCTCCATGCGCACCGTGACCGACTACACCTTCGGCGTGATCCCGATGTTCATGCTGATGGGCGCGCTGGTGTCGGTGTCGGGCGTGAGCCGCGAGCTCTTCAAGGCGGCCAACTCGATGATCGGCCACCTGCGCGGGGGCCTCGGCGTCGCCACCGTGGTGGCCTGCGGCGGGTTCGCGGCGATCTGCGGCTCGTCGGTGGCCACGGCGGCCACGTTCTCGGCGGTGGCGTACCCGGAGATGCGGCGCTTCAACTACCCGCAGTCGTTCTCCACCGGCGTGATCGCCGCGGGCGGCACGCTGGGCGCGATCTTGCCGCCTTCGACGGTGCTCGCGGTCTACGCCATCCTCACGCAGCAGGACATCGGCAAGCTGTTCATGGCGGGCATCGTGCCGGGAATCCTGGCGATGGCGATGTACGTGATGACCATCGCGATCATCGTGAAGCTGCGGCCCGACTGGCTCCCGGGCGGCGAAGTCAAACCGTGGTCGGAGCGCTTCAAGGACCTGCGCAACGTGTGGGCGCCGCTGGTGCTGTTCGTGTTCGTGATCGGCGGGCTCTACGGCGGCTTCTTCACGCCGACCGAAGCGGGCGGCGTGGGCGCGAGCGGCGCGTTCATCCTGGGCCTGGTCAGGCGCAAGCTCGACGGCCCGAAGATCCGCGAGGCGCTGCTCTCGGCCACGCGCACGGCGGCGGCGGTGTTCACGGTGCTGATCGGTGCGCTGCTGTTCGGCTACTTCCTCACCATCACGCAGAGCCCGCAGAAGCTCACCGAGTTCCTCACGGGGCTGGGCATCGGCCGCTACGGCGTGCTCGCGCTCGTCATGCTGATGTACCTGGTGCTGGGCTGCCTGATGGACGCGATGGCGATGATCATCCTCACGGTGCCCATCATCTTCCCGGTGATCGTGCACCTGGGGTTCGACCCCATCTGGTTCGGCGTGATCATCGTGATGACGGTGGAGCTGGGGCTCATCCATCCACCGGTGGGCATGAACGTCTTCGTCATCAAGAGCGTGGTGAAGGACGTGAGCTTCACCACCATCTTCAAGGGCGTGCTGCCGTTCATCGTGACGGACATCGTGCGCCTGGTGATCCTGATCGCGTTCCCGGTCATCGCGCTGTGGCTGCCGACGAGAATGGGCTGATGAGCACACACAAGGAAATCGTCTACACCGCACGCGTCGAGTTCGGCGACTGCGACCCGGCCGGCATCGTCTGGTTTCCCAACTTCTTCCGCTGGATCGATGCGGCCTCGCGGCATTTCTTCGCCGGCTGCGGCGTGCCGCGCTGGGAAGAGACCACGAAGACGCTCGGCGTGATCGGCACGCCGCTGGTCGACACGCACACGCGCTTCGTGAAGTCCGCGAGCTATGGCGACACGCTCGAGATCGCGGTGCGCATCACCGAGTGGCGCGACAAGAGCTTCGTGCAGACCTACCGCGTGATGCGCGGCGAAGACCTGATCTTGGAATGCGAGGAGGTGCGGATCTTTGCGGCGAAGCGCGAAGGCGGAGGCATCCGCGCGGTGCCGATTCCGCCGAGCATTCGCGCGCTCTGCGAGTAGCCGCTCAGCGGGCCTTGGCCTGGAGCTTCGCGAGCAGGCCTTCGACGCCGCGATCGATCAGGTCGAAGGCTTCAACGAAGGCCTGCTGGCCGCCGTACCAAGGGTCTGGCACATCGCCTTCGTCGTTCTCGGAGAAATCGGTGAGCAGGCGCACCTTGTGGGCGGTGCCCGCGGGCGCGAGGCGGCGCAGCGCGGCGCAATGCTGCGCGGTCATGCCGACGATCCAGTCGAAGTGCTCGAAGTCGCCGGCACGCACCTGGCGCGCGCAATGCGCAGGCATCTCGATGCCGCGCCGGCGTGCCTCGGCGATCGAACGCGGATCGGGCGGGTTGCCGCGCTCCTCGTCGGAGATGGCGGCGCTGTCGACATCGACGGACACGCCTGCAAGGCGAGCCTTGTGCAACAGGAGCGCGTGGGCGGTGGGAGACCGGCAGATATTCCCGGTGCAGATGAACAGGACGGCAATTTCTTTCATGCGTACTCAGCGGGGTCTAGCAGGCCCGAAGCATAGGCTGCAAATGCGCGATCCCGGCCGATGTCTACATGGGACGCCATGACCTGCAAATCCCGCCAATGACGCTGAATCGGATTCGCCCTGGCTGCGCCGGAGGCACCCAGCTGTCGAATCAATCGCCCTACCGCTTGCAAGCAGAGCTGCGCCAGGTATGCCCGATCACGCTTGACGATGGCCAGCTCCCAAGGCTCGATCGCCCGCCATGCGACGCCTGCCCCATGCAGCCTGGCGCACAGCGCTTCATACAAGCGGGCAGCGCAGGCAAGTTCCGCGGCGCTTTCGGCAAACCGATCGCCAGCTGCGGCGCTCCGGAGATTCGGGGATTCCAGGCGCGCGGCACCTATGTATTCGTTCAATGCGCCCTCGGCTGCACCGAGGATCGGTCCGACGATCCAGCTCGTGCAGTAAGGCAGGAGCGGCACGCGGCAGAGGTAGGCGTCCGCATTGACCTTCGCGCCGGCCGGATCGGCAGCGAAGCATTCCGCTTTGGAAACGGTCCACTTTTCCGCCACGAAGACGTCGTCGAAGCGGATGTCCTTCGATCCCGTTGCCAGCATGCCAACGGCATCCCAAGTGCCGAGTATCTGTGCGTACGATGCGGGGACGACCACCTTGAGGACCGTCGGCAAACCGTCATCGCCGCCCCCGCACGGACCCGCCATGATGATCCAGTTGGCATGGTCGATTGCCGATGTGAATCGCCAGGTGCCGTTCAAACGAACGCCACCCGGCACTCGTGCGATGGTCCCAGTGGTGGGGGCAGATGCCGTCGCGACCAACTGGTGCGGACCGTCTGCAAATACCTCGGTCTGGCATTCCAGGGACAGCCGGCCCATCGTTGCAATGTGTCCGCCCACAAGGCTGATCGTCCATCCAGTGGAAGCGCATGCACGAGCCGCAATGCGCGAGGCCTCCACGATGCTCGGCCACCCCAGCTCGAGCCCTCCGAATTTCCTTGGCGCAAGGATTCGAAGCAGTCCGGCTGCATGCAATTGCGCGATCGCATCCCGGGACAGGCATCGCGCCGCCTCGCTTGCTGCGGCGTGCGCCCTCCAGACGGGCACAAGCGCCTCGGCGCGCAGGCACAAGGCCCGATGCTCGGCACCGTAGTCGGCAGCGCTGGGAGTCGAATCCGCCTCAGGCCAGCTTGCGGGGAAGGTCGGCTTCAAAACAGAACTCCGCTGGAACAACAGGAAGGCCCAGGATGGAAACAAACCGCGCGATCTGGTCTGCATCGTTCGACGCGACGAATTCGTAGAAATTTGTGCTGTTCCACAACAGGTAGACGTGCGCGAACTGCGATCGGATGGCTCGCAGCAACACGTCGAACTCCACCTGCCCGTTGTGCATCTGGGTGAGCATCTGGTTGCGCTTCCATGCCACCTCCTCGGGCGTGAAGTAGTGAAGCTTGTGCAGATCGTCTTTCGCTCGTTCGCGAAGTTCGTAGACCGCCTGATCCGGTTGATTCAGCTTCTCCAGGAAGAAGATCAGCCCATCTGGCTTCAGAAGTTTCGACACATGCCCGATCTGCTGTTCACGGTCCTGCCCGTAGAACTGGAACGCCGCGGTCTCGTAGATGAAATCGAATCCCTCGCGGAACTCGGGAAACGACGTTGCTTCGCGCAGAACGCCCGCATCGATTCGCAAGAACGACTGGGGACAGAATTGCGACGTCTCAGGGTCGGCGAACCGATTGAAATGCTGCTGGTTGGCCTGGTTGGGTGAACTCGTCAGCGTCTTGATCTTTCCTTGCGAGTAGGTCGCCAACGCGCGTCCATTCGTGCCATCGAAGGCGTCGACTTCGTAGAATCCGTACACCCTCTTCGGGGTATCGTGCGACGACTGCACGAGCCTCTCCAGCGCGACGCCCACGCGGCTCATTTCCTCGAGGATGCAAGGCACGCTTGCAAGAAAGTGCGTAAAGAGAGGTCCTGCCCGATCGACCATGAGGTCGTGGTACTTCAAGACCTCGGGATCGGTAATTCGATCGGGTATGCGCGTTCGGACGGGTTGGCGCGGCACCTGGGTTTTTCCGGTCGCCAAGTCATCGAAGTAACCGGCCATGCGCACCATCGCCGATTCGTTCAGGTACTCGTCGGCCCCGAAGGGCGTTGTCGTTTTCATATCTTCTTCGCTCCCAAAAAATCACTCGCACACAGATGTTCCGCCATCTCTCGCCTGGAGGCCTTTCCGCCAAAAGTGCGTGGCAGGACCTCCATGAACAAAAAAAGCTCCGGGATTTCTCGCTGCTTCAGCCTGCTTGAGCAATGCGCTTTCAGTTCCTCTTCGGAGACATCGCATCCGATGCGCAGCACGAGGCACGCACACAGAAAGCCCGACGGATCGTTGCCGCGAACCGGAAGCACCATCGCCTCGGAAATTGCGGGATGAGACAGCAGTTCGCGTTCGACATCGCGAGGGTTGAGCATCACGCCGTCCCTGAAGAGCATGTCGTCCTTGCGGCCAACAAAATGCAGGTAACCCTCCTCGTCCGTCCGAAACAGGTCACCGGTCAGGAACAGGCTTCTTCCGTCCATGAAGTTGCGCTTCAACACCTTCGCCGTCAATTCCGGCCGGTTCCAGTAGCCCAGCATGACAAGGTCGCCAATCACGCCGAGCTCTCCGATCCGATGGCTCGCCTCGATAACAGCGCCCTCCTGATCGAGCAGAAGCGTTTGCACACCGGGAATCGCTTTTCCAACCGAGCCGGGACGCCGTTCGAGTTGCTCCGGGGCGAGGTAGGCGATACGCTTGCACTCGGTCATTCCGTAGTTCGAGAAGATCCGGACTTCGGGATAGGTTTCGCGAATCCTTTCGATATGCTGGATCGGCAGCACATCGCCGCTGCTGGAGATGTACCGCAGCGCGGGCAACGGTGGCAGCACCTCGGCCTCGAGCATGCGAAGGAGCACGGGTGGAAAGACCTGCAATGCCGTGATCTCTTCGTCGCGAAGAATGGCCCCGACCTCCTCGCTCCGTGCGGGCAATGTGCTTTTCACGACAGCCGTCGCGCCCAGCAGAAGCGGCATCATGACGTTGTAGAAGCCGTAGTCCGAACTCAGTCCGGCGGTAAAACTCAACACCCTGTCTGCCCGACGGGTGCCCAGGTAG
This region of Variovorax sp. RKNM96 genomic DNA includes:
- a CDS encoding acyl-CoA thioesterase, which gives rise to MSTHKEIVYTARVEFGDCDPAGIVWFPNFFRWIDAASRHFFAGCGVPRWEETTKTLGVIGTPLVDTHTRFVKSASYGDTLEIAVRITEWRDKSFVQTYRVMRGEDLILECEEVRIFAAKREGGGIRAVPIPPSIRALCE
- a CDS encoding TRAP transporter permease, whose protein sequence is MSPDAVAILGFVALFALMLLRVPVGMAMGLVGVTGYSYLVGPGPALKLVGQTSMRTVTDYTFGVIPMFMLMGALVSVSGVSRELFKAANSMIGHLRGGLGVATVVACGGFAAICGSSVATAATFSAVAYPEMRRFNYPQSFSTGVIAAGGTLGAILPPSTVLAVYAILTQQDIGKLFMAGIVPGILAMAMYVMTIAIIVKLRPDWLPGGEVKPWSERFKDLRNVWAPLVLFVFVIGGLYGGFFTPTEAGGVGASGAFILGLVRRKLDGPKIREALLSATRTAAAVFTVLIGALLFGYFLTITQSPQKLTEFLTGLGIGRYGVLALVMLMYLVLGCLMDAMAMIILTVPIIFPVIVHLGFDPIWFGVIIVMTVELGLIHPPVGMNVFVIKSVVKDVSFTTIFKGVLPFIVTDIVRLVILIAFPVIALWLPTRMG
- a CDS encoding TRAP transporter small permease is translated as MAARSASYMDRAINTIEWLAAIFVGIVALNIFVAVVLRKFFDTSIPDAYDFGRMLLGILIFWGIAATSYRGGHITVDLVWTAAGPRMKRVIDVFATLVLLFVVAVQTAMLFDKVRGTYVDNVLTYDMNIPTWPFYAVAWAGDVCAVLLIAIRTYRLIFHPEQLEEVHAEQKADE
- a CDS encoding acyl-CoA dehydrogenase family protein translates to MQTRSRGLFPSWAFLLFQRSSVLKPTFPASWPEADSTPSAADYGAEHRALCLRAEALVPVWRAHAAASEAARCLSRDAIAQLHAAGLLRILAPRKFGGLELGWPSIVEASRIAARACASTGWTISLVGGHIATMGRLSLECQTEVFADGPHQLVATASAPTTGTIARVPGGVRLNGTWRFTSAIDHANWIIMAGPCGGGDDGLPTVLKVVVPASYAQILGTWDAVGMLATGSKDIRFDDVFVAEKWTVSKAECFAADPAGAKVNADAYLCRVPLLPYCTSWIVGPILGAAEGALNEYIGAARLESPNLRSAAAGDRFAESAAELACAARLYEALCARLHGAGVAWRAIEPWELAIVKRDRAYLAQLCLQAVGRLIRQLGASGAARANPIQRHWRDLQVMASHVDIGRDRAFAAYASGLLDPAEYA
- a CDS encoding low molecular weight protein-tyrosine-phosphatase, giving the protein MKEIAVLFICTGNICRSPTAHALLLHKARLAGVSVDVDSAAISDEERGNPPDPRSIAEARRRGIEMPAHCARQVRAGDFEHFDWIVGMTAQHCAALRRLAPAGTAHKVRLLTDFSENDEGDVPDPWYGGQQAFVEAFDLIDRGVEGLLAKLQAKAR
- a CDS encoding TRAP transporter substrate-binding protein; translation: MQTPSAIRFRTLALGFAAAGFCAALAAPALAQDKPVQLKLSSWVPAQHPLNPALQAWADDIKKASNGTLTAILFPSEQLGKAFDHYDMARDGIADFSYVNPGYQPGRFPVMAGASLPFLFANGKEGSAAIDAWYRNYAAKEMKDVKYCFAFVHDPGTFHSRKKIVLPTDVKGLKVRPATSTVGQLITSLGGTNVQASAPESRDMLERGVADAITFPWGSIGLFGIDKVVKYHMDAPLYVTPFVWVMNKGKYDTMSAGQKKVIDDHCTSEWAQKVAGPWADFEFGGRAKIAAQSGHEVYKLTPEQLDAWRKAAAPSEAQWAESVKKVGEDPKAVMDALKASLAKNKSAL
- a CDS encoding class I adenylate-forming enzyme family protein, translating into MMADFHELFEAAALLDPGKTAIEVDGITATFGELARTELQVSRMLKHAGVVPGDRVALSCAISPAAVASAFAAMREGCILATISHLCEEGQFIDLVADCGATVLVTDRSADPSALSRHTAVRRWFHAGAGALLEVWRSADPQARSRCADSVDGALPQGLDRPAAIFYSSGSTGKPKGVLVSHRNMTAAFHSVTGYLGTRRADRVLSFTAGLSSDYGFYNVMMPLLLGATAVVKSTLPARSEEVGAILRDEEITALQVFPPVLLRMLEAEVLPPLPALRYISSSGDVLPIQHIERIRETYPEVRIFSNYGMTECKRIAYLAPEQLERRPGSVGKAIPGVQTLLLDQEGAVIEASHRIGELGVIGDLVMLGYWNRPELTAKVLKRNFMDGRSLFLTGDLFRTDEEGYLHFVGRKDDMLFRDGVMLNPRDVERELLSHPAISEAMVLPVRGNDPSGFLCACLVLRIGCDVSEEELKAHCSSRLKQREIPELFLFMEVLPRTFGGKASRREMAEHLCASDFLGAKKI
- a CDS encoding class I SAM-dependent methyltransferase; translated protein: MKTTTPFGADEYLNESAMVRMAGYFDDLATGKTQVPRQPVRTRIPDRITDPEVLKYHDLMVDRAGPLFTHFLASVPCILEEMSRVGVALERLVQSSHDTPKRVYGFYEVDAFDGTNGRALATYSQGKIKTLTSSPNQANQQHFNRFADPETSQFCPQSFLRIDAGVLREATSFPEFREGFDFIYETAAFQFYGQDREQQIGHVSKLLKPDGLIFFLEKLNQPDQAVYELRERAKDDLHKLHYFTPEEVAWKRNQMLTQMHNGQVEFDVLLRAIRSQFAHVYLLWNSTNFYEFVASNDADQIARFVSILGLPVVPAEFCFEADLPRKLA